A stretch of Hippoglossus hippoglossus isolate fHipHip1 chromosome 20, fHipHip1.pri, whole genome shotgun sequence DNA encodes these proteins:
- the zgc:112332 gene encoding retinol dehydrogenase 12, with protein MYHSVCCNRWSSDERLDGKTVIITGANTGIGKETARDLARRGARIVMACRDLERAEEARTEILEDTGNENIAIRKLDLSDTKSIRAFAELIIKEEKQVNILINNAGIMMCPFSKTADGFELQLGVNHLGHFLLTHLLLDLIKRSAPARIVVVASVAHTWTGLRLDDINSERSYDTMKAYGQSKLANVLFARSLAKRLHGTGVSVFSLHPGVVQSDLWRHQHQCIQVAVKIFRIFTKTTVEGAQTTIYCAVEPGLESQSGGYFSDCAPARCSRAASDDDSAQKLWEISCNMLGITWQ; from the exons ATGTACCACAG TGTGTGCTGTAATCGCTGGTCTTCTGACGAGAGGCTGGATGGAAAAACAGTCATCATCACCGGGGCCAACACCGGCATTGGCAAAGAAACAGCCAGGGACCTGGCGAGAAGAG GTGCACGCATCGTGATGGCGTGCAGAGACctggagagagcagaggaggcacGGACGGAAATTCTGGAAGACACGGGAAACGAGAACATCGCCATCAGGAAACTGGATCTGTCCGACACCAAGTCCATCAGAGCGTTCGCTGAGCTCATAATCAAAG AGGAGAAGCAAGTGAACATCCTGATAAACAACGCAGGCATCATGATGTGTCCCTTCTCCAAGACTGCGGACGGCTTTGAGCTGCAGTTGGGAGTCAATCACTTGG GTCACTTCCTGCTCActcacctgctgctggaccTCATCAAACGTTCGGCTCCGGCCCGTATCGTGGTGGTGGCGTCGGTGGCCCACACCTGGACGGGGCTTCGGCTGGATGACATCAACAGCGAGAGGAGCTATGACACCATGAAGGCGTACGGACAGAGCAAGCTGGCCAACGTCCTGTTCGCTCGCTCACTGGCCAAACGGCTACATG GAACAGGGGTGAGCGTGTTCTCCCTGCACCCGGGGGTGGTGCAGTCCGACCTGTGGAGGCACCAGCACCAGTGCATCCAGGTGGCCGTGAAGATTTTCCGGATTTTCACCAAGACGACAGTGGAGGGAGCTCAGACCACCATCTACTGCGCCGTGGAGCCCGGCCTGGAGAGTCAGAGCGGGGGCTACTTCAG tgacTGTGCCCCCGCACGCTGCTCGAGGGCGGCCTCCGATGACGACTCAGCCCAGAAACTGTGGGaaatcagctgcaacatgctcGGCATCACCTGGCAGTGA
- the sec61g gene encoding protein transport protein Sec61 subunit gamma: protein MDQVMQFVEPSRQFVKDSIRLVKRCTKPDRKEFQKIAMATAIGFAIMGFIGFFVKLIHIPINNIIVGG from the exons ATGGATCAGGTAATGCAGTTCGTCGAGCCCAGCCGGCAGTTCGTCAAAGACTCGATCAGGCTCGTGAAGAGGTGCACGAAGCCCGACAGGAAAG AGTTCCAGAAGATCGCCATGGCCACGGCGATCGGATTCGCCATCATGGGTTTCATCGGTTTCTTCGTCAAACTCATTCACATCCCCATCAACAACATCATTGT tGGTGGTTAA